The following coding sequences are from one Sulfitobacter sp. HNIBRBA3233 window:
- a CDS encoding proline dehydrogenase family protein, with protein MILRARIDANAYADPDEVLARRVETADLSNTDRAAGMGLNVDAKEADRLGLSLDVIDAVMGEAALAGWDGFGIVVQAYGPRAADVIDALYEMSEWIHAGNIYINRNQIGAIVASQPFGGEGLSGTGPKVGGPFYMERFEGPDTREDAPDGAGKTASLPALPNEVSQILL; from the coding sequence GTGATACTGCGCGCACGCATTGATGCGAACGCTTACGCCGACCCCGATGAGGTGCTTGCGCGGCGGGTCGAAACAGCCGATCTGAGCAATACGGATCGCGCGGCCGGCATGGGCCTCAACGTGGATGCCAAGGAAGCAGACCGTCTGGGTCTGTCGCTCGATGTGATCGACGCGGTCATGGGCGAGGCCGCGCTGGCCGGTTGGGACGGCTTCGGCATCGTGGTGCAGGCCTACGGCCCCCGCGCGGCCGATGTGATCGACGCATTGTATGAAATGTCCGAGTGGATCCATGCCGGCAATATCTATATCAATCGCAACCAGATTGGCGCCATTGTCGCGTCCCAGCCTTTCGGCGGCGAAGGGCTGTCGGGCACAGGCCCCAAGGTCGGCGGCCCGTTCTACATGGAACGGTTCGAAGGCCCCGATACCCGCGAGGATGCGCCGGACGGGGCTGGTAAGACCGCAAGCCTGCCCGCCCTGCCCAATGAGGTGTCGCAGATCCTGCTGTAG
- a CDS encoding rhomboid family intramembrane serine protease, which yields MFPIRDHNPSGRIPFVTYALMALNIAVFVFMLPISDNERALGQFYYDWALLPRRVMAGDGLSGLVTSTFLHGGFLHLAGNMLFLWIFGDNVEDEMGHLRYFGFYLVAGVAAGLFHVVADPASYVPTVGASGAIAGVMGAYLLLFPKAKVDILIIFIVFFRIFPIPAWIMLALWFAMQFVGGIGSVPGTGGVAYWAHAGGFVAGMALAVPLWLARGGPRFWQANHGHPPHPEASYPALPSRIPKVKRR from the coding sequence ATGTTTCCGATCCGCGATCACAATCCTTCGGGGCGAATCCCTTTCGTCACCTATGCGCTGATGGCGCTGAACATCGCGGTATTTGTCTTCATGCTGCCGATCTCGGACAACGAGCGCGCCTTGGGGCAATTCTATTACGACTGGGCGCTTCTGCCGCGCCGCGTGATGGCGGGCGACGGCCTGTCCGGGCTTGTGACCTCCACGTTCCTGCACGGCGGGTTTCTGCATCTGGCGGGCAACATGCTGTTTCTCTGGATTTTCGGCGACAACGTCGAGGACGAGATGGGCCATCTGCGCTACTTTGGCTTCTACCTCGTCGCCGGGGTTGCGGCGGGTCTGTTCCACGTCGTCGCCGACCCTGCGTCCTATGTGCCCACGGTGGGGGCCTCCGGCGCGATCGCCGGGGTCATGGGGGCGTATCTGTTGCTGTTTCCGAAGGCGAAGGTCGATATCCTGATCATCTTCATCGTGTTTTTCCGTATCTTCCCGATCCCTGCATGGATCATGCTGGCCCTGTGGTTCGCGATGCAGTTCGTCGGCGGCATCGGATCGGTGCCCGGCACCGGCGGGGTTGCCTATTGGGCCCACGCGGGGGGCTTTGTTGCGGGGATGGCGCTGGCCGTTCCGCTCTGGCTGGCGCGCGGTGGCCCGCGCTTCTGGCAGGCCAACCACGGCCACCCCCCACACCCCGAGGCCAGCTATCCCGCCCTGCCCAGCCGCATTCCGAAGGTGAAGCGTAGATGA
- a CDS encoding GFA family protein, protein MKITATCHCGACALTADLPRGLSDAARCTCSFCKRRQAAAVTATTASLRVTRGAENLTLYSWGTHTAKHYFCKTCGIYLYHQRRSDPAQCGVNLGCIEGVKTWEHDPVRWTDGINHIADRT, encoded by the coding sequence ATGAAGATCACCGCCACCTGCCACTGCGGTGCCTGCGCGCTGACCGCCGATCTGCCGCGCGGCCTGTCGGATGCCGCCCGCTGCACCTGTTCGTTCTGCAAACGCCGTCAGGCCGCCGCGGTCACCGCGACAACCGCCAGCCTTCGGGTGACCAGAGGCGCGGAGAACCTCACCCTCTATTCATGGGGCACCCACACCGCCAAACACTATTTCTGCAAGACCTGCGGCATCTACCTCTACCACCAGCGCCGGTCCGACCCTGCCCAATGCGGGGTGAACCTTGGCTGCATAGAGGGTGTAAAGACGTGGGAACACGACCCGGTCCGCTGGACGGACGGGATCAACCACATTGCGGACCGGACCTGA
- a CDS encoding inositol monophosphatase family protein — MVGSANLNIMLKSARKAGRALVKDFREVENLQVSMKGAGDFVSRADLNAEKILKEELRGARPTYGWLAEEGGGEDGEDPTRRWIVDPLDGTTNFLHGLPHWAISIALEHKGQVVAGCVYDAAKDEMFFAEKGAGAWMNDSRLRVSSRSKMIESIFSTGIPFGGRADLPTTLQDIARLAPSCAGIRRWGSAALDLAYVAAGRYEGFWERRLNPWDMAAGLIIVREAGGLVEAIKPEGNILEDGEVIAANEAIFRSFAKAVRG; from the coding sequence ATGGTTGGTAGCGCAAACCTCAACATCATGCTGAAATCCGCGCGCAAGGCGGGGCGGGCGCTGGTAAAGGATTTTCGGGAAGTCGAAAACCTGCAGGTGTCGATGAAGGGCGCTGGCGATTTCGTCAGCCGTGCCGATCTGAACGCCGAGAAGATCCTCAAGGAAGAACTGCGCGGCGCGCGTCCGACCTACGGCTGGCTGGCCGAGGAAGGGGGCGGTGAGGATGGGGAGGATCCCACCCGGCGCTGGATCGTCGATCCGCTGGACGGGACCACGAACTTTCTTCACGGGCTGCCGCACTGGGCGATTTCCATTGCCCTCGAACACAAGGGCCAGGTCGTTGCCGGATGCGTCTACGACGCTGCCAAGGACGAGATGTTCTTTGCCGAAAAAGGCGCGGGCGCGTGGATGAACGACAGCCGTCTGCGGGTGTCGAGCCGGTCGAAGATGATCGAATCGATCTTCTCCACCGGGATCCCGTTCGGCGGGCGTGCCGATCTGCCGACAACCTTGCAGGACATCGCGCGGCTTGCGCCTTCCTGTGCGGGGATCCGGCGGTGGGGCTCTGCGGCGCTGGACCTCGCCTATGTGGCGGCGGGCCGCTACGAGGGGTTCTGGGAGCGGCGGTTGAACCCGTGGGACATGGCCGCCGGCCTGATCATCGTGCGCGAGGCAGGCGGTCTGGTCGAGGCGATCAAGCCCGAGGGCAATATTCTGGAGGACGGCGAGGTTATCGCCGCGAACGAGGCTATTTTCCGCAGCTTCGCAAAGGCCGTGCGCGGCTGA
- a CDS encoding NADP-dependent oxidoreductase: MSDKMKQIVLASRPDGAPRPENFRLEEGDISTPKDGEVLVRVHYMSLDPYMRGRMDDAKSYAAPVPIDGKMEGAGVGEVIASKADGLKEGDFVMGGMGWATHAAISAKAVTKIDPDTAPITYALGVLGMPGLTGWFGLTEHGRPKEGETLVVAAATGPVGSMVGQVAKSMGLRTVGIAGGADKCKLAKDHFGFDDCLDHRAYDDASSLQAALKDACPKGIDIYFENVGGKVLEAVLPLMNPHGRIPVCGMIAWYNEGGLGANAREGALTAPKLWRTILVNFLSVNGFIISNHWDRMGDFHKAVAPMIADGRIKVQEDITDGLENAPEAFMKLLTGGNTGKAIVKLI; this comes from the coding sequence ATGTCCGACAAAATGAAACAGATCGTGCTCGCCAGCCGCCCCGACGGCGCGCCCCGGCCGGAGAACTTCCGCCTCGAAGAAGGCGATATCTCGACGCCGAAGGACGGCGAGGTTCTGGTGCGTGTTCATTACATGTCGCTCGACCCCTATATGCGCGGACGCATGGACGACGCGAAATCCTACGCCGCTCCGGTGCCGATCGACGGCAAGATGGAAGGCGCCGGCGTGGGCGAAGTGATCGCCTCCAAGGCCGATGGCCTCAAGGAAGGCGATTTCGTCATGGGCGGCATGGGCTGGGCCACACATGCGGCAATTTCCGCCAAGGCGGTTACGAAAATCGACCCCGACACCGCACCGATCACCTATGCGCTGGGGGTTCTGGGCATGCCGGGTCTCACAGGCTGGTTCGGCCTCACCGAACACGGCCGCCCGAAAGAGGGCGAAACGCTGGTCGTCGCCGCCGCCACCGGGCCGGTCGGCTCGATGGTCGGGCAGGTCGCTAAATCGATGGGCTTGCGCACCGTGGGCATCGCCGGCGGCGCGGACAAATGCAAACTTGCCAAGGACCACTTCGGCTTTGACGACTGCCTCGATCACCGCGCCTACGACGACGCGTCATCGTTGCAAGCGGCCCTCAAGGACGCCTGCCCGAAAGGCATCGACATCTACTTCGAAAACGTCGGCGGCAAAGTCCTCGAAGCCGTCCTGCCACTCATGAACCCGCACGGGCGCATCCCCGTCTGCGGCATGATCGCATGGTACAACGAAGGCGGCCTTGGCGCCAACGCCCGCGAAGGGGCGCTGACCGCGCCGAAACTCTGGCGGACCATCCTCGTCAACTTCCTCAGCGTGAACGGCTTCATCATCTCCAACCACTGGGACCGCATGGGCGACTTCCACAAGGCGGTAGCCCCGATGATCGCGGACGGCCGCATCAAGGTGCAGGAAGACATCACCGACGGGCTCGAAAACGCGCCCGAGGCCTTCATGAAGCTGCTGACAGGCGGCAACACCGGCAAGGCCATCGTCAAGCTGATCTGA
- a CDS encoding LysR family transcriptional regulator, giving the protein MHIEFRHLRTIQAIYQAGGLARAAEMMNITQSALSHQVKGLEDQAGVELFVRRSKPLKLSPAGQRLLKLAQQVLPQVEALQEEFEGLRDGSTGRMHIAIECHACFEWLFPVLEQFRRGFAEVDVDIRPGLAFDALPALRREEVDLVISSDPEEIAGVEFIELFDYRAVFVAASTHPLAAKPFVEADDFRGETLITYPVERTRLDVFSQLLIPAKVEPAVIRQVELTAVILLLVASNRGVSVLPDWVVREVKYSSDYVTRPLTAEGITRRLYAAIRSEDREKPFVQEFLALAGTEARKLQSL; this is encoded by the coding sequence ATGCATATCGAGTTCCGTCATCTGCGTACCATTCAGGCCATTTATCAGGCCGGGGGGCTCGCACGGGCCGCAGAAATGATGAACATTACCCAATCCGCGCTGAGCCATCAGGTCAAAGGCCTTGAGGATCAGGCGGGGGTGGAGCTTTTCGTGCGGCGTTCGAAACCGCTGAAACTGTCGCCCGCGGGCCAGCGGCTGCTGAAGCTTGCGCAGCAGGTGCTGCCGCAGGTCGAGGCGTTGCAGGAAGAATTCGAGGGACTGCGCGATGGCAGCACCGGGCGGATGCATATCGCCATCGAATGCCACGCCTGTTTCGAATGGCTGTTTCCCGTGCTCGAACAGTTCCGGCGCGGGTTCGCGGAGGTTGACGTGGACATCCGGCCCGGGCTGGCCTTTGACGCGCTTCCCGCCTTGCGGCGCGAGGAAGTCGATCTGGTGATCTCCTCCGACCCCGAGGAGATCGCCGGTGTCGAGTTCATCGAACTGTTCGATTATCGGGCGGTTTTCGTCGCCGCCAGTACCCACCCGCTCGCGGCCAAACCCTTTGTCGAAGCCGATGATTTCCGCGGCGAGACCCTGATTACCTATCCGGTGGAGCGGACCCGTCTGGATGTGTTCAGCCAGCTTCTGATCCCCGCCAAGGTCGAGCCTGCCGTGATCCGGCAGGTTGAGCTGACGGCGGTGATCCTGTTGCTGGTGGCGTCCAATCGCGGCGTGTCGGTCCTGCCGGACTGGGTGGTGCGGGAGGTGAAATATTCGTCCGACTACGTGACCCGACCGCTGACCGCTGAGGGTATCACCCGCAGGCTCTATGCCGCGATCCGCAGCGAGGACCGCGAAAAGCCTTTCGTGCAGGAATTTCTGGCACTTGCGGGCACCGAGGCCCGCAAATTGCAGTCGCTGTGA
- the metF gene encoding methylenetetrahydrofolate reductase [NAD(P)H], producing MTAPSVSFEVFPPKTVNAAFNLWDTAQALAPLNPRFFSVTYGAGGSTRDLTQDAAHTLRRTSKLPVSAHLTCVGATMEETIEVAEGFHEAGVTEIVALRGDPPAGEKRFTPHPGGFAHSVELIEALALMDKFTIRVGAYPDSHPDAASQHANIQYLKRKFDAGADEAITQFFFETESFLRFRDQCVAAGIDKPIVPGIMPIANWKSARRFAEGCGTKIPAWMDEAYRAAERDGRTDLLSTSLCTEMCSELVEEGVDSLHFYTLNKPDLTRDVCRALGVTPQTQLENVA from the coding sequence ATGACCGCACCGTCCGTCTCTTTCGAAGTCTTCCCGCCAAAAACCGTAAATGCGGCGTTCAACCTGTGGGATACGGCCCAGGCGCTTGCGCCGCTCAATCCGCGCTTTTTCTCTGTTACCTACGGCGCGGGCGGCTCGACACGCGATCTTACACAGGATGCAGCCCATACACTGCGCCGCACGTCGAAGCTGCCGGTTTCCGCACATCTGACCTGTGTGGGGGCCACGATGGAAGAGACCATCGAGGTCGCGGAAGGCTTCCACGAAGCGGGCGTGACCGAGATCGTCGCCCTGCGCGGCGATCCCCCGGCAGGCGAGAAACGCTTCACCCCGCATCCGGGCGGCTTTGCCCATTCGGTCGAACTGATCGAGGCGCTGGCGCTGATGGACAAGTTCACCATCCGCGTAGGTGCCTACCCCGACAGCCACCCCGACGCCGCCAGCCAGCACGCGAATATCCAGTACCTCAAGCGGAAATTCGACGCCGGCGCGGACGAGGCCATCACACAGTTCTTTTTCGAGACAGAAAGCTTTCTGCGCTTCCGCGACCAATGCGTGGCTGCCGGTATCGACAAGCCGATCGTGCCCGGCATCATGCCGATCGCGAACTGGAAATCCGCGCGTCGCTTCGCCGAGGGCTGCGGCACGAAGATCCCCGCGTGGATGGACGAGGCGTACCGCGCCGCCGAGCGCGACGGTCGTACCGATCTCCTCTCCACCTCCCTGTGCACCGAAATGTGCAGCGAACTGGTCGAGGAAGGCGTCGACAGCCTGCACTTCTACACGCTGAACAAACCCGACCTGACGCGCGATGTCTGCCGTGCCCTCGGGGTGACGCCCCAGACACAGCTTGAGAACGTGGCGTAA
- a CDS encoding PaaI family thioesterase, translating into MPSTAQSPEDLLSQEEALSLSGLEFMQRILDGTNPGPPISATMGYRLYSVEEGRCVFRGSPTFEMTNPMGTVHGGWYGTLLDSAMACAVMTKVPRGSVYTTLEYKVNILRPIPIGMEIDCIGTSNHVGRSTGVAQGEIRGIEDGKLYATGSTTCIVMKLR; encoded by the coding sequence ATGCCGTCTACAGCCCAATCGCCCGAAGATCTGCTCAGCCAGGAAGAGGCGCTTTCACTCTCCGGGCTGGAGTTCATGCAGCGCATCCTTGACGGCACCAATCCGGGCCCGCCGATTTCGGCAACTATGGGCTACCGGCTGTATTCTGTCGAAGAGGGGCGCTGCGTCTTCCGCGGCTCGCCCACATTCGAGATGACCAATCCGATGGGCACCGTACACGGCGGCTGGTACGGCACCCTTCTGGACAGCGCGATGGCCTGCGCGGTGATGACGAAAGTGCCCCGCGGATCCGTCTACACGACGCTGGAGTACAAGGTGAACATCCTGCGGCCGATTCCCATCGGGATGGAGATCGACTGTATCGGGACCTCCAACCACGTGGGCCGGTCGACCGGCGTCGCCCAGGGCGAGATCAGGGGCATCGAGGATGGCAAGCTTTACGCGACCGGCTCGACCACCTGTATCGTGATGAAGCTGCGCTGA